One Leopardus geoffroyi isolate Oge1 chromosome B1, O.geoffroyi_Oge1_pat1.0, whole genome shotgun sequence DNA window includes the following coding sequences:
- the LPL gene encoding lipoprotein lipase isoform X1, whose translation MESKTLFLMALGIWLQSLTTTRGWVAADHRITGGRDFIDIESKFALRTPEDIAEDTCHLIPGVTESVANCHFNHTSKTFVVIHGWTVTGMYESWVPKLVAALYKREPDSNVIVVDWLSRAQQHYPVSAGYTKLVGKDVAKFINWMAEEFHYPLDNVHLLGYSLGAHAAGIAGSLTNKKVNRITGLDPAGPNFEYAEAPSRLSPDDADFVDVLHTFTRGSPGRSIGIQKPVGHVDIYPNGGTFQPGCNIGEAIRVIAERGLGDVDQLVKCSHERSIHLFIDSLLNEENPSKAYRCNSKEAFEKGLCLSCRKNRCNNLGYEINKVRAKRSSKMYLKTRSQMPYKVFHYQVKIHFSGTESDAQTNQVFEISLYGTVAESENIPFTLPEISANKTYSFLIYTEVDIGELLMLKLKWKRDSYFSWSDWWSSPGFTIEKIRVKAGETQKKVIFCSREKVSHLQKGKASVVFVKCHDKSLNKKSG comes from the exons ATGGAGAGCAAAACCCTGTTCCTGATGGCTCTGGGCATATGGCTCCAGAGTCTGACCACCACCCGTGGATGGGTGGCTGCCGACCACA gaatTACAGGAGGAAGAGATTTTATAGATATCGAAAGTAAATTTGCTCTAAGGACCCCTGAAGACATAGCTGAAGATACTTGCCACCTCATTCCTGGAGTGACAGAATCTGTGGCTAACTGCCACTTCAACCACACCAGCAAAACCTTTGTGGTGATCCATGGCTGGACG GTGACAGGAATGTATGAGAGTTGGGTGCCAAAACTTGTGGCTGCCCTGTACAAGAGGGAACCAGATTCCAATGTCATTGTGGTGGACTGGCTGTCACGGGCCCAGCAGCATTATCCGGTGTCTGCGGGATACACCAAGCTGGTGGGAAAGGATGTGGCCAAGTTTATCAACTGGATGGCG gAGGAATTTCACTATCCTCTGGACAATGTCCATCTCTTGGGATACAGCCTTGGAGCCCATGCTGCTGGCATTGCAGGAAGTCTGACCAATAAGAAGGTCAATAGAATTACTG GACTAGATCCAGCTGGACCTAACTTTGAATATGCAGAAGCTCCAAGTCGCCTTTCTCCTGATGATGCAGATTTTGTAGATGTCTTACACACATTCACCAGAGGGTCACCTGGCCGAAGTATTGGAATCCAGAAACCAGTAGGACATGTTGACATTTATCCTAATGGAGGCACTTTTCAACCAGGATGTAACATTGGGGAAGCTATCCGTGTGATTGCAGAGAGAGGCCTTGGAG ATGTGGACCAGCTAGTGAAGTGTTCCCATGAGCGCTCCATTCAtctctttattgattctctgttgAATGAAGAAAACCCGAGTAAGGCCTACCGGTGCAATTCAAAGGAAGCCTTTGAGAAAGGGCTTTGCCTGAGTTGTAGAAAAAACCGTTGCAACAATTTGGGTTATGAGATCAATAAGGTCAGAGCCAAAAGAAGCAGCAAAATGTACCTGAAGACTCGGTCTCAGATGCCTTACAAAG TCTTCCATTACCAAGTAAAGATACATTTTTCTGGGACTGAGAGTGATGCACAGACCAATCAGGTCTTTGAGATTTCTCTGTATGGCACTGTGGCTGAGAGTGAGAACATTCCTTTCACCCT GCCTGAAATTTCTGCGAATAAGACATACTCCTTTCTAATTTACACGGAGGTGGATATTGGGGAACTGCTAATGTTGAAACTCAAATGGAAGAGGGATTCATACTTCAGCTGGTCAGACTGGTGGAGCAGCCCCGGGTTTACTATTGAGAAGATCAGAGTAAAAGCAGGAGAGActcaaaaaaa GGTAATCTTCTGTTCCAGGGAGAAAGTATCTCATCTGCAGAAAGGAAAGGCATCTGTGGTATTTGTGAAATGCCATGACAAGTCCCTGAATAAAAAGTCTGGCTG A
- the LPL gene encoding lipoprotein lipase isoform X2 produces the protein MESKTLFLMALGIWLQSLTTTRGWVAADHRITGGRDFIDIESKFALRTPEDIAEDTCHLIPGVTESVANCHFNHTSKTFVVIHGWTVTGMYESWVPKLVAALYKREPDSNVIVVDWLSRAQQHYPVSAGYTKLVGKDVAKFINWMAEEFHYPLDNVHLLGYSLGAHAAGIAGSLTNKKVNRITGLDPAGPNFEYAEAPSRLSPDDADFVDVLHTFTRGSPGRSIGIQKPVGHVDIYPNGGTFQPGCNIGEAIRVIAERGLGDVDQLVKCSHERSIHLFIDSLLNEENPSKAYRCNSKEAFEKGLCLSCRKNRCNNLGYEINKVRAKRSSKMYLKTRSQMPYKVFHYQVKIHFSGTESDAQTNQVFEISLYGTVAESENIPFTLPEISANKTYSFLIYTEVDIGELLMLKLKWKRDSYFSWSDWWSSPGFTIEKIRVKAGETQKKR, from the exons ATGGAGAGCAAAACCCTGTTCCTGATGGCTCTGGGCATATGGCTCCAGAGTCTGACCACCACCCGTGGATGGGTGGCTGCCGACCACA gaatTACAGGAGGAAGAGATTTTATAGATATCGAAAGTAAATTTGCTCTAAGGACCCCTGAAGACATAGCTGAAGATACTTGCCACCTCATTCCTGGAGTGACAGAATCTGTGGCTAACTGCCACTTCAACCACACCAGCAAAACCTTTGTGGTGATCCATGGCTGGACG GTGACAGGAATGTATGAGAGTTGGGTGCCAAAACTTGTGGCTGCCCTGTACAAGAGGGAACCAGATTCCAATGTCATTGTGGTGGACTGGCTGTCACGGGCCCAGCAGCATTATCCGGTGTCTGCGGGATACACCAAGCTGGTGGGAAAGGATGTGGCCAAGTTTATCAACTGGATGGCG gAGGAATTTCACTATCCTCTGGACAATGTCCATCTCTTGGGATACAGCCTTGGAGCCCATGCTGCTGGCATTGCAGGAAGTCTGACCAATAAGAAGGTCAATAGAATTACTG GACTAGATCCAGCTGGACCTAACTTTGAATATGCAGAAGCTCCAAGTCGCCTTTCTCCTGATGATGCAGATTTTGTAGATGTCTTACACACATTCACCAGAGGGTCACCTGGCCGAAGTATTGGAATCCAGAAACCAGTAGGACATGTTGACATTTATCCTAATGGAGGCACTTTTCAACCAGGATGTAACATTGGGGAAGCTATCCGTGTGATTGCAGAGAGAGGCCTTGGAG ATGTGGACCAGCTAGTGAAGTGTTCCCATGAGCGCTCCATTCAtctctttattgattctctgttgAATGAAGAAAACCCGAGTAAGGCCTACCGGTGCAATTCAAAGGAAGCCTTTGAGAAAGGGCTTTGCCTGAGTTGTAGAAAAAACCGTTGCAACAATTTGGGTTATGAGATCAATAAGGTCAGAGCCAAAAGAAGCAGCAAAATGTACCTGAAGACTCGGTCTCAGATGCCTTACAAAG TCTTCCATTACCAAGTAAAGATACATTTTTCTGGGACTGAGAGTGATGCACAGACCAATCAGGTCTTTGAGATTTCTCTGTATGGCACTGTGGCTGAGAGTGAGAACATTCCTTTCACCCT GCCTGAAATTTCTGCGAATAAGACATACTCCTTTCTAATTTACACGGAGGTGGATATTGGGGAACTGCTAATGTTGAAACTCAAATGGAAGAGGGATTCATACTTCAGCTGGTCAGACTGGTGGAGCAGCCCCGGGTTTACTATTGAGAAGATCAGAGTAAAAGCAGGAGAGActcaaaaaaa AA GGTAA